From a region of the Streptomyces sp. NBC_00193 genome:
- a CDS encoding HAD family hydrolase, with protein sequence MTSALPYALVATDLDGTLLRAGDTVSARSYAALAAARAAGARHIIVTGRPVPQVRHVLDGLGYTGLAVCGQGAQVYDAAAGRMLHSVALDRELAEVALGKIEAEVGEVWAAVNQEGVDAEMLIGPGYRMWHPHLPTVAVARRSDLWTSPINKVLLQHPRLSDDELTEIARGVVGDLVNVTMAGEHTVELQPPGIDKASGLAVAAALLDVTGSSTIAFGDMPNDIPMFAWAAHGVAMAGAHRELLAVADEVTLSNEADGIAVVLERLFG encoded by the coding sequence GTGACTTCCGCCCTCCCCTATGCACTCGTGGCCACCGACCTGGACGGGACTCTGCTGCGCGCCGGAGACACCGTCTCGGCCCGCTCCTACGCCGCTCTCGCCGCCGCCCGCGCGGCCGGCGCCCGGCACATCATCGTGACAGGCCGCCCCGTCCCGCAGGTCCGCCACGTCCTGGACGGCCTCGGCTACACGGGGCTCGCGGTGTGCGGGCAGGGAGCGCAGGTCTACGACGCGGCGGCGGGCCGGATGCTGCACTCCGTGGCCCTGGACCGGGAGCTGGCGGAAGTCGCCCTCGGGAAGATCGAGGCCGAGGTCGGCGAGGTCTGGGCCGCGGTCAATCAGGAGGGCGTCGACGCGGAGATGCTGATAGGGCCGGGCTACCGGATGTGGCACCCGCACCTGCCGACGGTGGCGGTGGCCCGGCGGTCCGACCTCTGGACCTCCCCGATCAACAAGGTGCTCCTCCAGCACCCCCGCCTCTCGGACGACGAGCTGACGGAGATCGCCCGGGGCGTGGTCGGGGATCTGGTCAACGTCACCATGGCGGGCGAGCACACGGTGGAGCTCCAGCCCCCGGGCATCGACAAGGCGAGCGGCCTCGCGGTGGCGGCGGCGCTCCTGGACGTCACCGGCTCCTCGACGATCGCCTTCGGCGACATGCCGAACGACATCCCGATGTTCGCGTGGGCGGCCCACGGGGTCGCCATGGCCGGCGCCCACCGGGAACTCCTCGCCGTCGCCGACGAGGTCACCCTCTCGAACGAGGCGGACGGCATCGCGGTGGTCCTGGAGCGGCTCTTCGGCTGA
- a CDS encoding TetR/AcrR family transcriptional regulator: MARTKDPAVRSRLLDRAAQMLRTRQPVTLRTLVSGTGTSTMAVYTYFGGMDGLWKALRQEGFTRLAARLAAVKTSADPVRDLAALGAAYLANAMENPDLYRVMFDAGFELEDTAAADDTLHRLVHAIERAKAKGRFRDEVDPLELATQSWLIGHGIASLVATGPLPHGALAHGVPLLTALFTGAGDEPDRCRRSVERGWGP, translated from the coding sequence ATGGCGAGGACGAAAGATCCGGCGGTCCGCTCCCGGCTGCTCGACCGGGCCGCACAGATGCTGCGGACCAGGCAGCCGGTCACGCTCCGCACCCTGGTCTCCGGCACGGGCACGTCGACGATGGCCGTCTACACCTATTTCGGCGGCATGGACGGCCTGTGGAAGGCACTGCGCCAGGAAGGCTTCACGCGCCTGGCCGCCCGGCTCGCGGCCGTCAAGACCTCCGCGGACCCGGTACGGGACCTCGCCGCCCTGGGCGCCGCCTACCTGGCCAACGCCATGGAGAACCCCGACCTCTACCGGGTCATGTTCGACGCCGGCTTCGAGCTCGAGGACACCGCCGCGGCGGACGACACCCTGCACCGCCTCGTCCACGCCATCGAGCGGGCCAAGGCGAAAGGCCGCTTCCGCGACGAGGTCGACCCGCTGGAGCTGGCGACACAGAGCTGGCTCATCGGCCACGGCATCGCCTCCCTCGTCGCCACCGGCCCCCTGCCGCACGGGGCGCTCGCCCACGGCGTGCCCCTGCTGACCGCACTGTTCACCGGCGCGGGGGACGAGCCCGACCGGTGCCGCCGGTCGGTCGAGCGCGGCTGGGGACCCTGA